The following proteins come from a genomic window of Coffea arabica cultivar ET-39 chromosome 11c, Coffea Arabica ET-39 HiFi, whole genome shotgun sequence:
- the LOC113715962 gene encoding uncharacterized protein, with the protein MWRWWDAMMQSAREVQGIDRIKLMVNILWQIWKARNKITFQTENVDAKLIVHKAQQEWLEYEAANETDTRTNTSSEVEGQIQQKWEPLKEGVMTINTDAAISAKMVRTGLGIIARNWHGEIVKAKGIIARKRGDATTEEMLAIRGVLEMAKVARWTSIQSDCKTVVSLINTGNVQECRLQTILEDIEDLKKSFDCYLFSFVPRTANGCSHAMAQFAVKSVGTIEWEGSFPTWLSELARKDMGVVTPFSQALNEALDMACIRRYLSATFEGDAFNVIEAAKNYAEN; encoded by the exons ATGTGGAGATGGTGGGATGCTATGATGCAATCAGCCAGGGAGGTGCAAGGAATAGACAGAATCAAGCTCATGGTGAATATATTGTGGCAAATCTGGAAAGCTAGAAACAAGATAACATTCCAGACTGAGAATGTGGATGCAAAACTGATTGTACACAAAGCGCAGCAGGAATGGTTGGAGTATGAAGCTGCGAATGAAACTGACACTCGAACAAATACATCATCAGAAGTGGAAGGACAGATACAGCAGAAATGGGAGCCACTTAAGGAAGGAGTAATGACGATCAACACAGATGCAGCAATCTCTGCTAAAATGGTAAGGACAGGCTTGGGGATTATTGCTAGGAACTGGCATGGAGAGATAGTGAAAGCTAAAGGAATCATTGCGAGGAAGAGAGGGGATGCAACCACAGAGGAAATGTTAGCAATAAGAGGTGTGCTGGAAATGGCTAAAGTTGCAAGATGGACAAGCATACAATCTGACTGCAAAACTGTTGTGAGCCTTATCAACACAGGCAATGTGCAGGAATGTAGACTACAAACAATCCTGGAAGACATTGAAGACCTAAAGAAGAGCTTTGACTgctatttgttttcttttgttcctAGAACTGCTAATGGTTGTAGCCATGCTATGGCTCAATTTGCAGTCAAGTCGGTTGGGACTATTGAATGGGAAGGTTCATTCCCAACATGGCTATCAGAATTAGCTAGAAAAGATATGGGAGTAGTTACCCCTTTTT CTCAAGCTTTAAATGAAGCATTGGACATGGCTTGTATAAGAAGATATCTGTCAGCTACCTTTGAAGGGGATGCATTTAATGTTATTGAAGCTGCTAAAAATTATGCAGAGAATTAA